The DNA region ACTCCGACACCCCCTCTACGTCTTTTAGAGACCAGTCAGTGGAGTTGTAAACCACGCACGACTTCTCCCTAATCCACTCTCCGTATTTCCTAAACAGCTCTTGGAGATACCCGTAGCTCACTGTCGACACCGCGTCTGCCTCAACCACGCCGAACCTCTCCACGCTCCCCCCGCCCTCGTCCCACACGGCGCTGTAGTGCTCGTAACGGTGGCAACAGACCCGCCACACTGGGTGCGGCCTATCCGCCAGGCCTGACCACTCGGCGTAGTGCCATGGGAAGGAGTAGTCCCAGGACAAGTGTATCGTGAACAGCGTGGGGATGGCGAGACCCCTCCTCTCGCCAAGGTCTTTCAAGGCTATGCCGGCAGGTACGGTGGGCCAGTCGTTCATGTGTATTAGGTCGGGGGGGCCGAACCTCTCGGCAAATGCCACAACTGCCCTGGCCAGGAGAGCCGCCTTCTCCTCCGTGTACTCGTAAACGCCCCACCGGTCGAAGATGTGCCCCGTGGCGTAGTCGAGCCCCTTAAACATTACTATCTTAACGCCGTCTTGAAAAGTAATCTCTGCGCCGAGGCAGTATGGATACGCCTTCCCGTCTAGACCCCATCGCTCTCCGCAAGTTCTGAAGTCTAGGGGGTATAGGTCAAAGCCTCGGTTTGGGTCTAGGTGTCTGCCATGAGACGGCATAAGCACAGTGACGTCGTACCCCCTAGCCGCTAGGCCTACTGCGTATTGCCTAACGGCCTCGCCCAGTCCCCCCACCTTTATGAGGCCGCCGTACTCCATAGCCAAGATGTAGACTCGCCGGATGTGTTCAGGTGCTCGCATACTACACTAGGCTACCGGCTTCCTCTGGGCTTAGCATAAAAACGTCGGTTAACCACCTCCGAAGATCATCTCTATGGCGCGATTTATAGCCCCTGTCGACGTTCTTGAGATCCCTCAAGGAACAGAGCCGGACCCCCTCGGCGTAGAAGCACCTCTCATCGTTGAACACGAGTCTCTCAGCCGCCTCTCTGTTCCACGCTTCCCTTATGTACACAAACAGGGTAGCCAAGGCGGCCATGTATATGTCATGTGCTTTGTAGGCAGAGCCGTAGGGGCTGAAATAAGAGTGAACCTCGCCGGCCGGACCCATTTTCGTCGCCTGGTAGTACAAGTGATCGCTTGTAGAAAGCATCCTCCAGAGCTTCAACACCTCTCCTCCTAAGGCCTTGGCGTATGGGTAGAGCCAGCTCAGCAAAGAGAATGCATTTCGCTGGAGCTCGTTGCCTAACCAAGCCGAGAGGTCGCGTTCGTCGGCCCAGCTTATGGTGGCCCACGGCGGCACGTCGTAGACATCCCTCGGCGTGTGGCTCCTGGTTGCCTCGCTCACAGTCGCGAACTGCAGGCGGGGCCTCTTCGCGACCTCCCGCGGTAGCCACCTTAGAAACTCGTGTATTCCGCTCTCCGGCCAGTGGTGCTCGCCGAAGGTCTCGTAGTCCACGGCTATCAACACGACGTCGCCAGGTGTCGCTTCAAGCCAGGCGGCGTATTTATCCGCCGTGAGGGGCCACTGATCCCACCACCTGGCGCCGAACCTAAACCCCACGTCATCGCTGAGCCGGTAGTTCCTGACCAACACCCGCGCGTCGCACCCCCAGGCCTTGTAGACGTAGTTCGGCGACCGCCAGCCTAGCACCCAGTCCACCCCCTCAGTGACAACCGTGGAGAAGCCCATTGAGTGCAGAAAACATGCCACGTCGTTGTTGTAGATGAACTCGGTGTTCTCCGCAGCTCTTGGCTTGTAGCCTATGAGCTCCTCCACCGCCTTGACCTGCATTTCCACCTGTTCTCTGAACTCCTCCCTGTCGACAAACCAGGCCAGGCTGTGGTAATACGTCTGCGCCGCGAACTCCGCCACCTCCCTCGCCGCCATTTCCCTGAACAAGTCCAACACGTCTGGGGCCCACCTCCTCATCTGCTCAAGCGCCAAGCCGCTTACGCTGAAAGTGACCCTCAGCCCAGGCACCTCTCTCGCCGCGTCTAGCAGAATCTTCGTGGACTTGCGGTAAACTCTCTCCGAAACTCTCTCAAACACATGCCTATCCAACTCCTCGTAGAAGATCTCCCCCTCGAGGGGCTTGCTCGGGAAGACTCTATAGAGGTCTGGCCTAAGCCTCCGCGGCTGGTGCACCTCGAAAAAGAGGACAACATCCACAAATAGTGGTATAAAAAAGGTTAAAGTACATAACTGGCAGAAATCGCATGCCGGGCATATTTATTAGCATGTAATTTATTGAGTACTATGGCAGGATGGACGGGTAGAATTCTCCGTGTGGACTTAACAAGAAAAAAGGCCGTCGCCCAGGAGCTCGACGCCGCTGTGGCCAAGTCTTTTATCGGCGGTAGGGGGCTGGCTATTAAGATCCTATGGGACGAGCTCCCGCCGGGTGTGGATCCCCTGTCTCCTCACAATAAGCTGGTATTCGCCACGGGCCCTCTCACCGGGCTACCGGGGCCTAACTTCGGCAAGTTGGTAGTGGCGGCTAAAAGCCCCCTGACAAGAGGCTACGGAGACGGGAATATTGGAACGTGGGCCGCCGTAAATCTGAGAAAGGCTGGCTACGACGCGCTTGTAGTAGAAGGCAAGGCCGAGAAGCCTTCCTATATCTACATTGAAAACGACAAAGTAGAAGTGCTCGATGCTACGGAGTACTGGGGGCTCAACGCCTGGGCTGTGGAGGAGAAGTTGCAGAAAATCCACGGCAGAGACGCGGCGGTGATCACAATTGGCCCCGCCGGCGAGAATTTGGTGCGGTTCGCCACAGTCATTTCCCAAAAGGGGCGCTCGGGCGGAAGACCAGGCATGGGCGCCGTGATGGGGTCCAAAAACCTAAAGGCGATCGTCGTAAAGGGCAGGGGTGAGATTCCGCTGGCCGATAAGGCGGCGTACCAGAAGCTGGCAGTAGAGGCCGTGAGGGAGGGCTCCTCAAGCCCCAGCTACAGCTTCTGGATGCGCCAGGGTACTACATCAACTGTAGAATGGGCGCAAGAAGCAAGCGTCCTCCCCACTTACAACTTCTCCGAGGGACAATTCGACGAGTTTTCAAAAGTAGGCGGTGCCATGGTTGAGAAGTTCGAGACAGACCTCAAGTCGTGCCCTCTATGCTTCATGGCTTGTGGCCACTGGGTGCCAGCCGAGTCGGGGACCGTGGAGGTCGACTACGAGAACTTAGCCATGCTCGGCCCCAACTTGGGGATTGGCGACCTATCCAAGGTGGGGGAGCTCAACCGCATAGCGGATACCATGGGTATGGACACAATTTCCCTGGGCAACGTCTTGGGCTACGTGATGGAGGCCGCGGAGAGGGGCTACGGCGAGAAGCTGGGGTTTGAGGTAGAGTGGGGTGACTACGAGGCGGCGAAGCAACTAGCCCTCGATATAGCCTACAGACGGGGGGTAGGAGACTTACTCGCAGAAGGGGTAAAGCATATTTCAGAGAGGATAGGCGGCCAGGACTTCGCCATACACGTAAAGGGGCTTGAGGTGTCGGCTTACGACTGCCACGCCGCCCCGGCAATGGCCCTTGCCTACGCCACTTCGCCAATCGGGGCGCACCACAAAGATGCGTGGGTTATCTCGTGGGAGGTGAAGACAGACCGCTTTGGCTACACGCGGGAGAAGGCCGCTAAGGTGATAGAGCTACAACGGATTAGGGGCGGCTGGTTCGAGGCCTTTGTCGGTTGCCGCTTCCCATGGGTTGAGGTTTCGATGTCACTCGACTGGTACCCAAAGCTTTTCAAGGCCGCCACCGGCGTCGACGCCTCGCCGGAGTACTTCAACGAGGTGGGGGACCGCATCTACGCCCTCATAAGAGCCTTCTGGATTAGGGAGCACGGCGGGTGGAACAGAGAGAAGGACATGCCGCCGGCGAAGTGGTTTAAAAACCCACTGACAAGGGGCCCACTCAAGGGTGCCCACCTCGACTACCAAGGCTACAACCAGTTGTTGGACTACTACTACGAGCTCAGAGGCTGGGACAAAAACGGGGTTCCAACAAGGGAGACACTTAGCAAGCTGGGCCTCGGCTACGTCGCCAAGGAGTTAGAAAAGTACGTCGAGGTACACTAATAAACCCCCCCGGCTTTTAGCGGCCTATGATCGTATCTATAGTGCCGGAACTTGCAATAGAGGAGCTCCGTAACTTCGCCGGGGGTCTCGGCGTCCTTGAAGGCGACAAGTTCTACGCCGCGGCGAGACTCGGAGTGCCGTACACCGTCATAACCCTCTACTATCCGGAGGGCTACGTCTCGTATAGGGAGGAGAACGGGGAGCTTGTGCCGACTGCCGAGGGAAACGTGTCGGAGAAGCTCCAGCTCATAGGCTCCTCGGAGCTCCACGTGAGGGGGGAGAGAGTGGCTGTCTCATACCTCGGCTACAGGCTGGGCAGCGCCTCCGCCGTGTTTATCAGGGTGGACTCGCCTGAGTGGGCAGTAAAGGCGACGAGGAGGCTATACCAGGAGGACACGGAGGCGGAGCGGTTTTACAAATATCTAATCTTGGCGAGGGGCGCTGTGGACTACGTGGAGAGGTACATAGGCTGGGACAACGTGAAGTTCCTCGACTTACAGGAGGCGTACACAGTGCTGATTCTTTTCTTCAAGCGGCACAGCAGGGCCCGTCTAGTTATCCACACCCCGGCGCCGTGGGGCCATCCCACCTTCCACAAGAGATTTTTCAAAGACGAGTTCGGCTTCGACATGGCCATGGAGCCCGTGATCTTAACGGAGCTGGGCTTGGCGATGGCCTCCGAGGGGGTCGTGGTGTCGAAGAAGATGGTTAAGCTTACGTGCAACACCTTTCCCCATCACTGCCACAAGATTAGGCCTGCCACCAACGCTGTGGAGGTCCCGCGGTGGGAGCACCCCAAGCTGGCCAACGTGGGGGGTCTCGAAGAGTTTAAAAAGGCTAGGGAGGAGGCGAAGGCCGAGGCCCTTAGGGCTCTGGGCATAGACGCGAGTGGGAAGATAGTAATTTCCTGGGCAAGGCGCATTACTCGGTATAAGAGACCCCACTTCGCCCTCCAGCTCATACAAGACTTGGACAGAGACGTCGTGTTTATCTTGGGGGGCAGGGCGCACCCCGCCGATCACTACGGCATAGAGATAATGGCGAAGTTCAGAGAAGTTGAGCGCAGTGCAGAAAACGTGTACTACTTCCCCGACTTGACTCCTGAGGTGACGAAGCGGATTATATGGGTCTCGGACCTCTGGCTCTTCACGCCCTTCAGCGGGTGGGAGGCCAGCGGCACTTCGTTTATGAAAGCCGGCATCAACGGCGTGCCCTCAATCGCCTCCCGCGACGGCGCCGTAACTGAGTTAGTTAAGGACGGCCACAACGGCTGGCTCTTCGGCGAGGATAGAGATCGGTTGCTACCTCTAGAAACTCCTGAAATCGATGAACGCGAGTATAGGGAGTTTAGACACAAGGTGGAGGAGGCGCTAAACGCGTACACGAGCGGCCGGTACTGGGAAGTGGCGTACAACGCCTACAGAACTTTCAGAGGATTCTTCTCAATGGATCGCTTGTTCAGGGATTTGGGTTATATCTAGGCCTCATCCCCCTGAGGACTTGGCTGTACGATACTATAATTATTGAGAAAAACGTCTGTGAAACTCTTGGGGCTACCTCGATTAGTGCTTCACCGCAACTGATCGGTTATATAGCTTTATAGAGGGGGCTTGGTACTTACGTGGATGAGGTGGTTGTGGTTAGGCCTGGCGAGTTTACCATTAAGAGGGGGGCCACCAGAGCGGAGATGGAAAAACTATTGCTAAAAGCGGCTAGAGAAGCCGCAGAGGAGTGCGGCGGGGCCAAATTCGAGAAGGAGCCCGGTAGGATCTATGCGCGTGGCGACACCCAGTGTCTAAAGAAGGCACTAGCGAGAGTCTTCGGCGTGAAGTCGGTTAGTCCGGCCTATGTCATGAAATTTGAGGGTGTTGCAGACATCGCCAGGGAGGCGGCGAGGCTATGGGTGGGTCTGGCGGCTGGGAGGAGGTTCGCGGTGAGGGTGCACAGGGTGGGGAACCACCCCTTTACTTCTAGAGACGTGGCGGCGGCGGTGGGCTCCGCCTTGGTGGCCGCCGGCGCGAGGGTCGATCTTGAAAACCCAGAGGTGGAGTTTTTTGTAGAGGTGAGGGGGGACAGGGCCTATTTCTACACTGAGGTGGTGGAGGGTCCGGGCGGGCTTCCCTTGGGATCTGAGGGCAAGGTGCTGGCCTTAGTGTCGGGAGGTATAGACTCGCCGGTAGCGGCCTGGTTGTTAATGAGGAGGGGGGCTCATGTTGATGTTCTCCACTGCAACCTGGGGGGCACAGTGGCGCTCAGGCATACGCTCGAGGTGATCAAAAGACTTCTGGCGTGGTCGTACGGCTACAACGCCCGTGTGATAATAGGTGACTGTAGCCCTGTGGCAAAGGCGTTGCGTAGTGGAGTGAGAGAGGAGTTGTGGAATATCGCTTTCAAAAGGGCTCTCTACCGCATAGGCGCTGAGGTTGCAAAAACTGTACGTGCCGCCGCCCTGGTCACCGGGGAATCCCTTGGCCAAGTCTCGTCACAGACGTTGCAGGCCTTGGCCGCTGCCGAGATGGGAGTGGGGATACCCATACTCCGGCCGTTGATAGGCATGGACAAAGATGAGATAACTAAACTGGCGCAGAGGATAGGGACTTACGAAATCTCCGCAAAAACGCCTGAATACTGCGCGGTTTTCAGCAGAAGGCCTAAGAAGTGGGCTACAAGAGAGGAGATAGAGGAGATAGACTTTGCACTGCACGATGCGGTGGCTGAGGTGGCGAGCAACGTGAAGGTGGTGAGGAAGTGGCAACTCGCCGAATTTATCAAAACCCTATCACCGCCGGAGGACATTGAAGTGGAGACACCGCCGGAGGGGGCCGTGGTGGTTGACCTGAGAGATGAGGAATCGTACAGAAAATGGCACCTCCCAGGCGCGGTTAGGGCCGATTTCGACGAGGTGCTCTCGCTGGTGGATAAGCTAGGCAGGGATAAGACCTACGTCTTCTACTGCTACAGCGGAGGCCTCAGTCTCGACGTCGCAGAAAGTTTGCGCAAGCTTGGCATTAAGGCATACTCGCTGAGGCTCCGTCGCGGCACCTAGGGACACATCACCGTGTCCGGGCCGTATACGCCTCTTAGGAGACCCCCTCTCTAGGGGAGGTGGGCACGGCGCCGTAAAAGAAGTCAGCTACCCCTGGACCGAGCATCTAGCTCACGGGCATGATTCTCATCACATCTCATATTTACTATATGTGCTATATTTTAACTCCATAACAGTCTTGACAATTCGGCGTATTAGAAATATCGAGTTAGGCCGTAGGCCCCTGGTATCGTGTATGCCTTAAAACCTTTTCGCCTTAAGTACATGGCGAGTCTTTCGGAGTAGCCGTAGACTGTGTACACTAGCCTAGGTGAGGTTTTTGCTACGAAGTCTATTAAGGATGGGAAGTCGCTGTGATCGCTTAGAGGGAGGCCGTGGACGCCTCTTGCCCTGGCCTCCGCCTCGAGTCTGGGGTCTACGTACCACCCGCTTACCTCTATTCTGTGGTATCCGGATGGTGCGGCTCTTAGATTCGGCACTATCACAATCTCGCCGCTCTTTCCCGTCTGTATGCCCAGTGCCTCATTGTACTTGGCTACTGTGCGGTGGGCGCCGACCCTTCTCCCAAATAGCTTGGCCACCTCCTGGGCCTTGCCTAGGGGGTATGCAGAGATTGCCACACCGCCGTCTGACGCATATTTCTCCACCGCTTCTATAAGCCTGTCGTAGATCTCTGCCCTGTTGGGGAAAACATATGCTGGGTCGCCGTAAGTGGCCTCCATCACTAACACGTCTGGTCTCTCCACAGGCTCAGCCCCATCTGTGAGTATGGAGCCGGAGGTGTTGAAATCTCCTGTGAACAACACCTGGAGGCCTTCCACCTCGACTAGGTACATCACGCTCCCCAGTATGTGCCCCGCGTCGAAAGCCGCTATCTGGACCTCGTTTAGCTCTAGGACGTCGCCGGGCGAGACGACTATTCTTCTAGGATGTGGGCGCCCGTACCTCACAGCCATGGCGGCGAAGGTCTCTTTTGTGGCTACTGCTGGGTATCTATAGGCATGTAGGGAGACGTGGTCACTGTGTCCGTGTGTTATTAAAACAAAGTCCACAAGTCCTTTAATAGGTCCGGCGGGATCAACCACGAACCTAACGGCGCGCCCCTCGACGTAGATGCCTCTGTCGTAGTAGATTCTCACCTTGAAGACGAACACGTGGCTTTTTATAGAATCCAGCACGAAGAGCGTTTTTAAACTCTCATCCCTCTAGCGCTGTGATGCGGTGTCCCTTTGCCGAATTGTGACGAGTTACGCCACAGGCTGAACCTCTTAAGCACAGCTGATCCAGCGGAAGACTTGCCGCGTAGCCTCACTCAAAGAAGTCAAGCAACGATTTTTCGCTCCTACCTGCTCTCAAGTCCCCTTCTTTCACCCCTATGACTTCTGCAATTCTCAGAGCAGCTGGTATCACCTGCTTCTCTATGTAGTAGTCAATGTCTATTTTCGCCAAGTCGTCTACCAGAATGTAGGGAAGCGACCTCTCGGATACTTTCTCGCCTCCCTTAACGATGACGTAGCCGATGGTGGTCCCCCTCCCCACCTTGTACCCCTTCTTCTTCAATATGAGCGCCGCCCGCACATGCGGGGGATGGGCCTTGTATTCGCCTAGTTCCTTGTCAAGTGTTTTCCAGATTATGAGGTCGTCTAGGTCGAACTTTCCGCTTTTCAGCCTCTCGATAACATCCTTTACGTACTTAATTACTCTCTGCCTTGCCTCAGAGAGGTCCCGCGCCTTGAGTATAAGCTCGATTACCTTGAGCTGGACCTCCTTGGCCAGCTCGCTCCAATCCCCTCTCACCACTTCGAATCCCACGATGTCTATTCTCCCATCTCTGAGAAGGCCGGCGTACCTCTTCTTGGCCTCGGTAAATAGGACCTTCTCGTAGTCCTTATCCGCCTTGATCTCTATTCCGTACTTCTCATCTACGTACCTCGCAAGTTTCTCCAGATCGCCGCCCTTCTTCACAAAGAGGCTGTCAGTGTCGCCGTATATCACCATGATCCCCAGCCGCCTCGCGTAGCCGATCACGTCTTTTAGTATGGCCCTGGCAAAGGCGGTGACTGACTCGGCTACTTCTTTCTTGTACCACCTCGCGCCGACCCACCCCGTGTAGCCATACATGGCGTTTGCCATAATCTTCAACGCCTTCTGCCTCTCATCGAGTATTCTGTACTCCGAGGTTTCTGGCTGGTACTTCTTCATCTCCTCCCTCACCGCCCTCCGGAGCGTCACAAGCCGTCTCAACACTTGTGGTATAAAGCCGGGGGGCTCCTTCCTAAACCTATGCCCCACCTCCGGCGCCACGTATACGCCCTCCGGCGGATCAGGCTCGCCGGGCTCTAGGTAGGTGTCCGGAGAGAGGTTGTACCGCATCATGACGTTGGGGTACATCGAGGAGAAGTCAAGGACGAGTACATCGCCGTAGAGGCCGGGCTTGGGCTCCAGCACGATTGCGCCTTTGTACGGCTCGTACTCCCGCTCCTCGCGGTTTGGCGCCACCTCGCCCAGCCCGTAGGCGTATCTGAGGAGCATCCACTCAACCCTGTTCCCAACGCTCGCCGCCGCTACTTGGTCAAGCGGGAGGCCGGAAACGGAGGAGAGCTGTATGAGAAACGGCAACAGCTTCTCGGAAAGGCCGTATGTGGACCTCACGTCGTCTATTACGTACTGCCGGAGCAGCGGCCTCTTGGAGGGGTCCCGCCAGTACTCGTATATCTTGTGCCCCGGTATTAAGACCCTTTCATCCCGCCGCATTACGCCGAAGTACTCCGCCACCCTGTCCAAAGTCTTCAGCTTAATTTCGGGGAACTCGTCGACGATGTTATAGAGGTCGACGTTGGCCCTCCCCAGCACCGACCAGTGGCCGTAGACGCTCTGCTGAGGCGCGCCGCCAAGCCTATCTACTCTCAGCGGTACGCCGACAGCCTTGGCGCGCTCCGCGAGGTAGGGCCAGTCAAAGTTGTTCGAGTTGTAGCCGACAACGACATCGGGGTCGAAAGACCTCACGTACTCCACAAACGAGCGGAGCACTCCTCTGTCATCCCTGCCAGAGGCCTCGAAAACCTCAAGCCGGCCGTCGCTGGACTGCACAGCGATCATGACGATGGGATCCCTCGCCGGGTCGGGGGTCCCCCGCTCGTTGTAAACCTCTATGTCAAACGCCAAGACCCGGAGAGGTGGGGGAAACCCCTCAACGGCGCCGCCCCACTTCACCACCCTGTACACCGGAAGAAACCCCAGCTTCTCATCTGCCACTTCCACCTCGGCGACGTTCCAGCTACAAGGGACAACCCCCATGTCTATCATATACCTCATGTAGAACCGTATGTCGGCCTCGTACACCCCCCGCACCCCCGGAATTGTAAAGGCGACCTCCCTCAGCCTTCTGACATCCTCCGGGATCTTGGCCACTACTTTCAAAAACTGCCGCGGCCGACCCAGAAATCGCCTCTCAACCAATTCCACACCCTCCACTGGGGCCGTCCTGCCGAGGTGCGTCTTCACGGCATGAGGATCACAACCGGCACAATCTACGTAGAAATACGGCCTAAAAGACCTATCCGCGAGGACCACCCTCTCGCCCCCCTCTGCTATGCCGAAAACTCTCACCTCGGGCACACCGCCTACTACGCTGTAAGTGACGTCAAGAGGCCAAACCCGGATCTCCACAACACCACAGAATACTTATATATTAACGTTTACAAGTAGAAGAGAATGGAGAGCCTTGAGAAGTGCTTGGCACAGATCCCAAGAAGGCCGGGGACGGTGCATGCCCACATAATTGAGTGGCTACTCCAGAGGATTAAGGAGCTATGAAGCTCTACGTGGCGCTGGCCGTAATATCGGCTGTGTACACTGTAGCCCTTACCCTAGGCACTACCTCAGACCCGTATCAATTGGCTTGGAACGGGGTCGCAGGCGCACTCTTCTCGCTGGCCTTAGTGATTTCCGTGGTGCCGCTTGCCGGGCCGCTACTCTACGACATCGCTGTACAGATTGTAGCCGCTACGCTCAACCCACGCATATCCCCAAGCCCCCTCATTGACATACTGAAAATCGCCTCCTGGGTGGTAAATATACTATTCACTATTGCGCTGGCGCTTTACCTAGCACAATGGAAGAGGCCAATAGCGAGAAGGATAATAAGAGCCCTACTCTTTTAGCCGCTGTATAGGCAATTTACAAACAGCCCTAGGTGGTACTGCTCAGCTTTCGCGACTGTTATAACCTAGCCAATTGATTATAGTTTTTCGCCAAAACAGAGACAAAGATTCTTAGCCGGCCCGATTTCTCGACAAAGCTAGGCCTAAGTTAGCGTTTGCATGGAACGGCGTAGTAGGAATATGCGAAAATAGTGTATAGAGCCCCGGCCGGGATTCGAACCCGGGACCTCCCGCTTACAAGGCTTTCGCGGGGCTTTGCCCCTGGGCGCTCCGACCGGGCTGAGCTACCGGGGCTGGCGCCTCTACATATCGCCAAGGTTTAAAAACATTTCCGCGCAACATTATGTACCCCAGCGCTCTACGCGGATACTAGTCGCCGCGCCTTGTACTAAGCCCCTCCTATTATAGACCTAAATTGTCGCCATGTTGCTGATCACAACTGAGCCTAATGTGCGGATGGGAGGTTGTAAAAAGCTATTCTGTTTTCTTTAATTGTTCAAACGTGTATATAGACATATCTTCTGGGACTTTTGTGAGAGGACCAGTCCTTGCAGTGATTATTACCTTGACACCCTTCTTAGCTGCTAGGTCGACGATTCTCTGCGTTGTTATGCCGTCTAGGATTATTGCATAGATAGAATCGCCACTAGTGGCGAGGAAGTCTGGTAACTCCCTCACAGGCAGTCTCTTTACAAGTGTCCAGTTCTGGTCGTATATCTCCGCCTCTAAAGTGCCCAACATTTCTTCTATCTTCTTCTCTAGGTCGAAGGGGGCTTGAATGGGGCGCTGAGGCGCCGGCTGCTCCTGCTGTGGCTGCTGGGCAGGCTGGGGCGGGGCCTCCGCCCTCTCGCCAGACGCCTTCTGCTGGGCCAGCCACTCCTCTAGGCTGATCTTATTCCTCAGCGCCTTTGCTATTTCCTTAGCCGTGAGCTGTTCCA from Pyrobaculum arsenaticum DSM 13514 includes:
- a CDS encoding glycogen/starch synthase, producing the protein MRAPEHIRRVYILAMEYGGLIKVGGLGEAVRQYAVGLAARGYDVTVLMPSHGRHLDPNRGFDLYPLDFRTCGERWGLDGKAYPYCLGAEITFQDGVKIVMFKGLDYATGHIFDRWGVYEYTEEKAALLARAVVAFAERFGPPDLIHMNDWPTVPAGIALKDLGERRGLAIPTLFTIHLSWDYSFPWHYAEWSGLADRPHPVWRVCCHRYEHYSAVWDEGGGSVERFGVVEADAVSTVSYGYLQELFRKYGEWIREKSCVVYNSTDWSLKDVEGVSESDTWRLVEEVERMGVVGWLDRRGVLFLAVGRITSQKGFDIAVKALDYAPHARLLILGVPAGEWGYEEYVKSLVWERRGRVALSTAKIPPRLYKALHYVAKALVMPSRWEPFGISAIEAMALGTPVIAPAVGGLPEVVGEYGILVDPENPEKLGKAMEELATGAVSLPSRERIAQYVDAKFRMRNTIDMLEQCYQSARLFAYYRAHS
- a CDS encoding glycoside hydrolase family 57 protein: MDVVLFFEVHQPRRLRPDLYRVFPSKPLEGEIFYEELDRHVFERVSERVYRKSTKILLDAAREVPGLRVTFSVSGLALEQMRRWAPDVLDLFREMAAREVAEFAAQTYYHSLAWFVDREEFREQVEMQVKAVEELIGYKPRAAENTEFIYNNDVACFLHSMGFSTVVTEGVDWVLGWRSPNYVYKAWGCDARVLVRNYRLSDDVGFRFGARWWDQWPLTADKYAAWLEATPGDVVLIAVDYETFGEHHWPESGIHEFLRWLPREVAKRPRLQFATVSEATRSHTPRDVYDVPPWATISWADERDLSAWLGNELQRNAFSLLSWLYPYAKALGGEVLKLWRMLSTSDHLYYQATKMGPAGEVHSYFSPYGSAYKAHDIYMAALATLFVYIREAWNREAAERLVFNDERCFYAEGVRLCSLRDLKNVDRGYKSRHRDDLRRWLTDVFMLSPEEAGSLV
- a CDS encoding aldehyde ferredoxin oxidoreductase family protein → MAGWTGRILRVDLTRKKAVAQELDAAVAKSFIGGRGLAIKILWDELPPGVDPLSPHNKLVFATGPLTGLPGPNFGKLVVAAKSPLTRGYGDGNIGTWAAVNLRKAGYDALVVEGKAEKPSYIYIENDKVEVLDATEYWGLNAWAVEEKLQKIHGRDAAVITIGPAGENLVRFATVISQKGRSGGRPGMGAVMGSKNLKAIVVKGRGEIPLADKAAYQKLAVEAVREGSSSPSYSFWMRQGTTSTVEWAQEASVLPTYNFSEGQFDEFSKVGGAMVEKFETDLKSCPLCFMACGHWVPAESGTVEVDYENLAMLGPNLGIGDLSKVGELNRIADTMGMDTISLGNVLGYVMEAAERGYGEKLGFEVEWGDYEAAKQLALDIAYRRGVGDLLAEGVKHISERIGGQDFAIHVKGLEVSAYDCHAAPAMALAYATSPIGAHHKDAWVISWEVKTDRFGYTREKAAKVIELQRIRGGWFEAFVGCRFPWVEVSMSLDWYPKLFKAATGVDASPEYFNEVGDRIYALIRAFWIREHGGWNREKDMPPAKWFKNPLTRGPLKGAHLDYQGYNQLLDYYYELRGWDKNGVPTRETLSKLGLGYVAKELEKYVEVH
- a CDS encoding glycogen/starch/alpha-glucan phosphorylase → MIVSIVPELAIEELRNFAGGLGVLEGDKFYAAARLGVPYTVITLYYPEGYVSYREENGELVPTAEGNVSEKLQLIGSSELHVRGERVAVSYLGYRLGSASAVFIRVDSPEWAVKATRRLYQEDTEAERFYKYLILARGAVDYVERYIGWDNVKFLDLQEAYTVLILFFKRHSRARLVIHTPAPWGHPTFHKRFFKDEFGFDMAMEPVILTELGLAMASEGVVVSKKMVKLTCNTFPHHCHKIRPATNAVEVPRWEHPKLANVGGLEEFKKAREEAKAEALRALGIDASGKIVISWARRITRYKRPHFALQLIQDLDRDVVFILGGRAHPADHYGIEIMAKFREVERSAENVYYFPDLTPEVTKRIIWVSDLWLFTPFSGWEASGTSFMKAGINGVPSIASRDGAVTELVKDGHNGWLFGEDRDRLLPLETPEIDEREYREFRHKVEEALNAYTSGRYWEVAYNAYRTFRGFFSMDRLFRDLGYI
- the thiI gene encoding tRNA uracil 4-sulfurtransferase ThiI, with product MDEVVVVRPGEFTIKRGATRAEMEKLLLKAAREAAEECGGAKFEKEPGRIYARGDTQCLKKALARVFGVKSVSPAYVMKFEGVADIAREAARLWVGLAAGRRFAVRVHRVGNHPFTSRDVAAAVGSALVAAGARVDLENPEVEFFVEVRGDRAYFYTEVVEGPGGLPLGSEGKVLALVSGGIDSPVAAWLLMRRGAHVDVLHCNLGGTVALRHTLEVIKRLLAWSYGYNARVIIGDCSPVAKALRSGVREELWNIAFKRALYRIGAEVAKTVRAAALVTGESLGQVSSQTLQALAAAEMGVGIPILRPLIGMDKDEITKLAQRIGTYEISAKTPEYCAVFSRRPKKWATREEIEEIDFALHDAVAEVASNVKVVRKWQLAEFIKTLSPPEDIEVETPPEGAVVVDLRDEESYRKWHLPGAVRADFDEVLSLVDKLGRDKTYVFYCYSGGLSLDVAESLRKLGIKAYSLRLRRGT
- a CDS encoding MBL fold metallo-hydrolase, whose translation is MLDSIKSHVFVFKVRIYYDRGIYVEGRAVRFVVDPAGPIKGLVDFVLITHGHSDHVSLHAYRYPAVATKETFAAMAVRYGRPHPRRIVVSPGDVLELNEVQIAAFDAGHILGSVMYLVEVEGLQVLFTGDFNTSGSILTDGAEPVERPDVLVMEATYGDPAYVFPNRAEIYDRLIEAVEKYASDGGVAISAYPLGKAQEVAKLFGRRVGAHRTVAKYNEALGIQTGKSGEIVIVPNLRAAPSGYHRIEVSGWYVDPRLEAEARARGVHGLPLSDHSDFPSLIDFVAKTSPRLVYTVYGYSERLAMYLRRKGFKAYTIPGAYGLTRYF